A genomic region of Actinomycetes bacterium contains the following coding sequences:
- a CDS encoding ABC transporter ATP-binding protein, whose translation MGPPPGSPLTGPTGSTPFAGIPPELAEKAQRILDREPEHHPEVEEFDRHPPERERFTLRRFLMPARNQLLVAFVLVAAETAALLAGPLLVKAGVDHGITPRDFRALAWIGVAYAAVIVANVLLGWARGSWTARLGESLMERLRMRVFTHLQRLSLSFYEREKAGVILTRMTSDVENLTALFQEGLVQMVVQGLTIVAIAAIMLFSHAQMALVILGVIMPILVVATIRYRTVSTAAYDDVRDRISNVLDDLTETLSGIRTVTAHDRAAHNIETHEALVGDYRKANLVTARIGALFGSVGDTLGVLGQVVVLGMGGLLVRNGSMSVGTLFMFLLLLNLLFAPVQQLVQLYTTYQQGQSSVTKLADLLEVQPSVVEDSDAAELAPIEGHIELASVDFDYGDGVGEPGPPVLTGLDLSVDAGETLVVVGPTGAGKSTVAKLVARFYDPVDGRVCIDGTDLRTVTIDSLRSQLGVVPQEPFLFHGTVRDNLVFARPDASEEELAEACRAVGIQDLIERLPEGLDTPVHERGVSLSAGERQLLSLTRAFLARPRVLILDEATSNIDPAAEAKVESALDVLLEGRTAVVIAHRLATAQRADRIAVVDRRADGEGAVVLELGTHAELLALGGRYAEMFATWERHLEQTH comes from the coding sequence ATGGGACCTCCCCCGGGATCACCGCTGACCGGCCCGACCGGTTCGACACCATTCGCCGGCATCCCGCCCGAACTGGCGGAGAAGGCCCAGCGGATCCTGGACCGGGAACCGGAGCACCATCCCGAGGTCGAGGAATTCGACCGGCACCCCCCCGAGAGGGAGCGCTTCACCCTGCGGCGTTTCCTGATGCCGGCCCGCAACCAACTGCTCGTGGCATTCGTGCTCGTGGCCGCCGAGACTGCCGCCCTGCTGGCGGGCCCGCTGCTGGTGAAGGCCGGTGTCGACCATGGCATCACACCCCGCGACTTCCGCGCCCTGGCCTGGATCGGCGTCGCATACGCAGCCGTCATCGTCGCCAACGTGCTCCTCGGTTGGGCCCGCGGCTCGTGGACCGCCCGCCTCGGGGAGTCGCTGATGGAGCGACTGCGCATGCGCGTGTTCACCCACCTGCAACGCCTGTCGCTGTCCTTCTACGAGCGTGAGAAGGCCGGAGTAATCCTCACCCGCATGACCTCGGACGTGGAGAACCTCACCGCGTTGTTCCAGGAAGGACTCGTGCAAATGGTCGTGCAGGGCCTCACCATCGTGGCCATCGCAGCAATCATGCTGTTCTCACACGCACAGATGGCCCTCGTGATCCTCGGGGTCATCATGCCGATCCTGGTGGTCGCCACGATCCGATACCGCACCGTGTCGACAGCCGCCTACGACGACGTACGCGACCGCATCTCCAATGTGCTCGACGACCTGACCGAGACGCTGTCGGGCATCCGCACCGTCACCGCCCACGACCGAGCGGCACACAACATCGAGACCCACGAGGCCCTGGTCGGCGACTACCGCAAAGCAAACCTGGTGACCGCACGGATCGGAGCCCTCTTCGGTTCCGTCGGCGACACCCTGGGAGTGCTCGGCCAGGTGGTGGTGCTCGGTATGGGCGGCCTGCTCGTGCGCAACGGCAGCATGTCGGTTGGCACCTTGTTCATGTTCCTGCTGTTGCTCAACCTGCTCTTCGCACCGGTTCAGCAACTCGTCCAGCTCTACACCACGTACCAGCAGGGACAGTCCTCGGTGACGAAGCTCGCCGACCTGCTAGAGGTCCAGCCGAGCGTCGTCGAGGACTCCGACGCCGCGGAGTTGGCCCCGATCGAAGGACACATCGAGCTCGCATCCGTGGACTTCGACTACGGCGATGGCGTGGGTGAGCCCGGCCCGCCGGTGCTCACCGGCCTCGACCTCAGCGTCGATGCGGGAGAGACACTCGTGGTTGTCGGCCCGACCGGTGCCGGCAAGTCCACCGTCGCCAAGTTGGTCGCCAGGTTCTATGACCCGGTCGATGGCCGCGTGTGCATCGACGGCACCGACCTGCGCACGGTCACCATCGATTCACTGCGCAGCCAGCTCGGAGTAGTACCCCAGGAGCCCTTCCTCTTCCATGGCACGGTTCGCGACAACCTGGTCTTCGCCCGACCCGATGCCTCCGAGGAGGAGCTGGCCGAGGCATGCCGGGCCGTTGGCATCCAGGACCTGATCGAGCGGCTGCCAGAGGGCCTGGACACGCCTGTGCACGAGCGCGGAGTGTCGCTGAGCGCCGGCGAGCGCCAGCTGCTGAGCCTCACCCGTGCGTTCCTCGCCAGACCCCGGGTGCTGATCCTTGATGAGGCGACGTCGAACATCGACCCTGCCGCCGAGGCAAAGGTGGAATCGGCGCTGGATGTGCTGCTCGAAGGTCGCACGGCGGTGGTGATCGCGCACCGACTG
- a CDS encoding ABC transporter ATP-binding protein: protein MGWIRRLWPILRPHTGVLVVSLVVAVAALVLQVAVPAIVGRTVDKAIQTTESELAPFLWALVVIAFVRAALQALYRYGLYRIAYSIEADLRTTLYRHYTRLSHAFFDRMQTGQLISRAQADVRSVQLFFAVAPLIATAILGFVVAIGVMLSINVGLTLVAVLPLPFVYVVGVIMRNKLFPLSWIIQGRQAEVATVTEESIAGVRVVQSFAAEQARVDAMATAARRLRWANVQQGLVRARLAPLLENLPRLGALAILVYGGWLVIEGDLEIGVIIQFNAYIVLLQIPFRFLGFFLILGQRARASAGRIYEVLDETPEIIEREDPEPLRHSHGDIEFRDVYFGYGSGADVLRGLDLTINAGESVAIVGGTGSGKSTVARLLARFYDPRRGQVMLDGHDERNLALSDLRRAVVVAPDEPFLFSVPIRDNLAFGNPHVEQAEIEAAARIADAHGFISNLEEGYDSIVGERGYTLSGGQRQRLALARALLVDPAVLVLDDATSAIDVEVEARIHAALTARREGRTTILIAHRLSTITLADRVVFLEDGRVSAQGTHAELLATVPAYADVLAHADDEDADDVPQPLGGDPS from the coding sequence ATGGGCTGGATCCGCCGGCTGTGGCCCATCCTGCGACCGCACACCGGGGTGCTCGTGGTCTCGCTCGTCGTGGCCGTGGCCGCGCTCGTGCTGCAGGTAGCGGTGCCGGCGATTGTCGGCCGCACGGTCGACAAGGCGATCCAGACCACCGAGTCGGAGCTGGCACCGTTCCTCTGGGCGCTGGTTGTCATCGCGTTCGTGCGCGCAGCGCTGCAGGCTCTCTACCGCTACGGGCTGTACCGCATCGCCTACTCGATCGAAGCCGACCTCCGCACCACGCTCTACCGGCACTACACGCGCCTCAGCCATGCGTTCTTCGACCGGATGCAGACCGGCCAGCTCATCAGCCGTGCGCAGGCAGATGTGAGGTCGGTCCAGCTGTTCTTCGCGGTCGCACCCCTGATCGCAACCGCGATCCTGGGTTTCGTGGTCGCGATCGGGGTGATGCTCAGCATCAACGTCGGCCTCACACTCGTCGCGGTCCTGCCCCTGCCCTTCGTGTACGTCGTCGGCGTGATCATGCGAAACAAGCTGTTCCCGCTCTCCTGGATCATCCAGGGACGCCAGGCCGAGGTGGCCACGGTGACCGAGGAATCGATCGCAGGCGTACGCGTCGTGCAGTCCTTCGCCGCCGAGCAGGCACGTGTGGATGCGATGGCCACCGCTGCTCGGCGCCTGCGCTGGGCCAACGTGCAGCAGGGCCTGGTACGCGCCCGCCTCGCACCGCTGCTGGAGAACCTCCCACGCCTCGGTGCCCTGGCCATCCTCGTGTACGGCGGTTGGCTGGTGATCGAGGGGGACCTGGAAATCGGCGTGATCATCCAGTTCAACGCCTACATCGTGCTTCTGCAGATCCCGTTCCGGTTCCTCGGCTTCTTCCTGATCCTGGGCCAGCGGGCACGTGCATCCGCCGGACGCATCTACGAGGTCCTCGACGAGACCCCGGAGATCATCGAGCGCGAAGACCCCGAACCGCTCCGGCACTCCCATGGCGACATCGAATTCCGCGACGTGTACTTCGGCTACGGCAGCGGAGCCGACGTGCTGCGCGGGCTCGACCTCACGATCAACGCCGGCGAATCGGTGGCGATCGTGGGAGGCACCGGCAGCGGCAAGTCCACCGTGGCCCGGCTGCTGGCGCGCTTCTATGACCCGCGGCGCGGCCAGGTGATGCTCGACGGGCACGATGAGCGGAACCTCGCCCTCAGCGACCTGCGCCGCGCAGTGGTGGTCGCACCCGACGAACCGTTCCTGTTCTCGGTCCCAATCCGTGACAACCTCGCTTTCGGCAACCCGCATGTGGAGCAGGCCGAGATCGAGGCCGCGGCGCGGATCGCCGACGCACACGGCTTCATCAGCAACCTCGAAGAGGGATACGACTCGATCGTGGGCGAACGCGGCTACACGCTGTCGGGCGGCCAGCGTCAACGCCTGGCACTCGCGCGGGCACTGCTGGTGGACCCGGCAGTGCTGGTGCTCGATGACGCCACCAGTGCCATCGACGTGGAAGTCGAGGCCAGGATCCACGCTGCGCTCACCGCACGGCGCGAAGGTCGCACGACGATCCTCATAGCCCACAGGCTGTCGACCATCACGCTCGCGGACCGTGTCGTGTTCCTGGAAGACGGCCGCGTCTCCGCACAGGGCACACACGCCGAACTGCTGGCGACGGTGCCCGCCTATGCAGACGTGCTGGCACATGCCGACGACGAGGACGCCGACGACGTGCCCCAGCCGCTCGGAGGAGACCCGTCATGA
- a CDS encoding winged helix-turn-helix transcriptional regulator — translation MPPAGTPRARRADAVRAAARLARVAGAALADADLTLAQYRVLVFLEGGDRLASDVAALLDVVPSTVTSVVDGLCGRGLVARGQDPTDRRCVVLSLTAAGRTQVTEGDRVVAERLGRLLDRLPDDKAEGALVGLESLNTAMEAYLTEKFGDPGGQK, via the coding sequence ATGCCACCGGCCGGAACCCCCCGTGCACGTCGAGCCGACGCCGTTCGCGCAGCCGCCCGGCTCGCGCGTGTTGCCGGTGCGGCGCTGGCGGACGCCGACCTCACGCTCGCCCAGTACCGGGTCCTGGTCTTCCTCGAGGGAGGCGACCGGCTGGCATCCGATGTCGCGGCGCTTCTCGACGTGGTGCCCTCCACCGTCACATCGGTTGTCGATGGCCTCTGTGGGCGCGGACTCGTGGCGCGTGGCCAGGACCCGACTGACCGTCGCTGCGTCGTGCTCTCGCTCACCGCTGCCGGACGCACCCAGGTCACCGAAGGCGACCGCGTCGTGGCCGAGCGACTCGGCCGGCTGCTCGACCGGCTCCCCGACGACAAGGCCGAGGGCGCACTTGTCGGCCTGGAGAGCCTCAACACGGCCATGGAGGCCTACCTCACCGAGAAGTTTGGCGACCCGGGCGGTCAGAAGTGA